tatTACTCTCACGCAGTATTGGACAGATTTAAGCCGGTACTACCGGCTAATTTTTCAGTACACATTTTTACGTAATTATctgcagaaaattacattttccaactcagaaaaatctattgagtccaaatattatatttaaattttctaattaacattctaaatttttgaacctattctagacaattaaattattttaattaaacagTTAATTAATTGCGATTCTTACAATtggattaataataaaaaaacaaacaacaaTTAGTGAACAATAGTAAAATAATTCCTTCATAGTGATATTATTTATAGAGATGGaagaaaaaattcatattaatatAGTAAATCTTGCTTGGATTACTTTAATGGTTGTTttcacatttttcttttctcttagtATGGGGAGGAAGTGGACTTCAAAAGTACGACTAATTGGGGTAGGAGATCCAGCTATATCAATTGTTTTCTAACTGGGTTATTAAATTTTTCTATTGAATATTCTTTATTTCATTTCCTTTTAATTAATACCATACCAATTCTTTTAATTCAAATATATCCACATTTCGTAAGTCTATTTTATTTGAGTGGTGTAATGTAATCAATGCATAATACAAACAAAATAATCTATCAATTatccaatagtaaaatttattaaaatttctaTTTGGATAAATTGGCTCTTACCaaagttatatataaaaaatgagtaACTGTAAACTCCCCCCCCCTTAAcacctctttttccttttttccccttttttcaaACGAATTCATCTTTCGAACCATATCTCATCCCGTATGTGATGAAATAGGATGAATTGAGACAGTATTTTGTAAATACGTAATTATCTTGAATATATCAACCATTTATTTACTTTTCGATTATccgaaaagaacaaaaaaaacatCTTGTTCTTTTTCAACAATTTCTGATATCTAGTAGACTTCTCAGTAGGATTCGAACCCAGATGCagttttaagaaaaaaaagaacaataGGCTCTTATAGAATTGCCAAAAAATTCTTCGATTTCTTCTGAAAGCAGATGATTATTCATCTGCTTCTCACATTCTATGAATAGTCGACACATTGAAGAATATCCAAAGAGACATTTAGAGAATCGCTTTGATTCTATTTATGTTCGTTCCGTTTGAAGAAAGGAAGAATCCAAACAAAGAATCaatctttcttttagttgtatcTCTTTGATTGGTCAATGTATGATATTCCAAACCCTCGTTTCTAATGAAATTTCTGGATTGATCAAAAGATCCTTTTAATTGGCTAAAATCCGTTTGAATGAAACTAGATCTCGTGAAATCATATTGACTATTTGATGATACATTCCATACCTTGCTAAAATATCAATCTTTGTTTACCAACCACACATTATCTAATCAAATCCAATTTTCTCTCGATATGCTCCTCAAAATCCGATTCGCGCGAATTCTTCCCCCAACTAGCGAAGAGATCTTGGCAGAGTTGCCACGTGAAATTGAGCACCATTTTGCAAAAAAAATAGCCCGCTTATTTCTCAAAAAGAAATGGAAAACATGCTCAATATCATTTGATTGAGCACCCGTGTAACGTCGCCCTATATTCCAATTCCACGACAGACAATCGATGTGTATCAATGATGTCAAAAGGGCGGTAATAGTATTTGGGGGAGCACAGGAATTGCATAAATACTCCCGGTAGAGTAAATTTTATTTGTCTGTTCTCCAGAGGTTACTGTAGAATTTATAAATATAACAACAAATTGTAACAACAACAAAGGGGAGGGGGGAAAACGATCGGTGTACAAATCAACGAGGGAAAAAAAAACTGTTTTCTagaaggaaacaaaaaaaaaaggctatGCATTACCCAAGTTACCTCAGTTACAGATGCCTCGAGTCTTCTGCTGCCTAACTTTGCAGGACACTGGACCAAGAAGATCGCGGCGTGCCTTTTGTTTTCATTAAAAGAGTTGGTTTGATATTTACTTCATAATCTTCCAACTGCAAGCTCAAGGAATCGCTGTCGCACAATGTTAGCGCTAATGATTGACCAACAGTTTTTGTATAGTCATCCTGAAGGCTGATGTAGTCAGTAAGTTCTCCTTCAAGATCATCACTCAGATCACGTTGCCCTGGAATAACTACGATTCCAGCTTCAGAAACATTAATCGGAACAGAAGCAAAGTAACGCCCTCTGCTGTTACTATTACTCTGATCTCCAgatctcttccttttctttcccttttgtTTTTCGGGATGATGAAGCTTGCATCTGGTTCCTTTCGTACAGGTGCCCGTTGCTTGAAAAGTAGGACAGATACAACTGTGCTTCTTCCTACACTGATCATACATGAGCAAGCGAGTATTAGTCTCCGGTCATTTATGCACACAAATTTTTCGAAGAACAGTCAGCAGAGCCTAGAGTACAGAAaagattataattaaataaacaagaTTACACTTAGCAGTATTACTCCATTAGGATTAGCAATCCAACACAAACAGTGCAACAGGCTGCAACTGACTAGTCAATATGAAATTCTACTCAATGAACCCAAGTTGACATTAGAACCCTATGGCCTATACCCTACATAAATACAATGAACCACCGGATCATATCCATATTCTGCTAGTTGAAATGGAAATTCATACGCAAAGAAATGGATATTCTAGCAAAATGAGGAACAAATTAAATATTCAATATTatccagaaaacaaaattaattatgttGGTTAATACCTCATTCCCATCAGCACAATAACCCTTGAGAAATCCTTCACAAACAGAAGCCTTAGGGTTCACATTGACATGTCTATATGGGCAATTTCGGTTTGTGCATAAGCCTGCCATGAAAGTCGTCAGAATTATAACTTCCTTTGGAAGGAAAAAGACGAATTATATCAAAGATTACTTTCTAATAACCTTGCAGAAAATAAGAACAATCTGGCATTCTCTCTGGTATAACCTGCACAAGTGATTAACTTCAGTTTAGAGACAGGAGTAAATGCAGTAGATAACATTCAATGTCTTGGACTTGCTGCTATAACAAAACCTTATGAGTCAATTTGCAGCTGGGAGTAGAACATAAACCATTCAGGAACTTAGTACAGACAGCAATTTTTGAGGGATCATGAACATAAGGGCATTTCCCACCCTCCTTGTTACATTTCCCAAATCTTGTAAAAAACTGACAATACTTCTGCTTTCGAGCCAACCGTTGCCTGGCAGTATGCAAGCTCCATCTAACTTTTTCATTTGCCAATTTTCGAGTTCGTTTTTTTGGGTCTCTGATAAGCTGATTACCATTTCCAATTCGGACATATCTGTGAAAATTGATTCAGCATAGCAAGATCAATAACACTGCAGGACTTGGCATTATACAAATATTTTCCCTTTGGCTGCTTTTAAGCTAAGACAACCAACACTGACGAAATTCAAAATACTATAGGTATAAAAGCCAGTGCATAATAAGAGGGAACATACTCATCATTTCCAATCACCAATCTCCTAGGAATGTAAGCTCTTTTCACAACCAAGCCCGAATCAGCAGTGGCAGACGACAGGGATTCATCATCTACAAAAAGAATTGTAAGTGAAACATTGTAAGACCAAGTAATAGGATCTATTAACTGCTAGAGAAAAACAGCAGACTTATCCACAGAATATAATGACAAAAGAATGGGAAGCTGAACAGAAATGGAAGAACATTCATAATGGTCAATCCCATATTGGAAACAAAAGAAAGCTTAATGATTCCACACCTCACATTGCATAAACAAGAAATCAACTACAAACAAACTAAATGGTGTGGAGTATTTTACATAAGATAAgcaataaaaaaattgagaacaTTTCAAGAATATACAGGCAGGGCATATGTACACAGCCATGACAACATATGGGGTGAGTAATTCCAAattttgaacccatgaccaacaAGTCACAAGGCATCAAGGCTTATATGTTTGGATTTTTCTTTCTGCACCTTTACCATCATAtagacattaaaataaaaaaagggtaGCCCAGTGCACAAGCATTCCACATTAACGGAGGGTCCAGAAAAGGGTCATACCCAAAGGGTATAATGTACACAGCCTAACCTGTTAATTACATCAGTGGCTGTTTACACGGATTGAACCCGTGACCTTAAGGTCACACAGAGATAACACAACCATTGCTCCAAGGCTCCACTTCTATAGTATAGACATTAAGTTAATCAAAATGAGTCATAATGCTAACAGGTAATTCACTGCAAATGTTCAACTAGGGAACACATCTTTGGGAGAGGAAATAGGTCAGAGTCTTTTAGACATGCCTCGCCTATAATGCTATTTCAAAGGCTATTCATTATTGAAGTTGAAAAGAAACTAGCAAGCATTGCTTAGCTGAtgcaattaaattttttgttctaaGGAGCATCCATCATCCTTTCATTCAGTTCTTAATCTATCCCACAATGTTTTTTCATTGTGCTTAGAAGAATCTTGAAAACTGTCATACCACAATTTGTCCTTCAGCAGTCTGAGGCACCGTATTTCCAAATTACGGTTTTCATCATTCATGGCTTCAACAAAAGCCAGACAGCTTAAATATGATTCTTGGTCCCTATAAATATAGGTCATTTTGATTTTAATCTCTCTTTCcacttctctctttctttttttgtgcTTTTAGTCTTCATCATTAATAGCTTCGATCATTATATTTCATTAAAAAATGATTTTAGTTTGTACAAATATAATAAGTGACCTATAAATATCCCTGCAAATGCTTCATTGAGCCTAGGGGCGTATCATGTTTTTGGTGGACTGAAAAGTATGAAAGGACACACAAGGTTCAAGTAAAATGGTTCTCACAGAAATCCTGACCACCTGAAATCCTCTGAAGTGTGCGCCTGGAAGGATCCATTTTGTAGCGAACTGAACCAATACGGAATATACGTTCTACAAAATCAACCCATTACTTTCAGCCAGTaaggaaaaacaaagataaaTAGAACACAGAGCATAAATAAGCTTTAATAGCACGTTAAACAAATAGTCTGCAGCTTTATGATATGACAAACTCTCATGGAAAGAATGTTTCCTACTATTTGCATGGGAACCAACGCAAGCTGCACCTTTTTGCTCTCTCTTTTTCCTCTCTACTGCAGCAACAGCAAGTGTGGCCTCCTAAAATGATGATGAGAAACTGTTAAGTTCACTGACTAAGAAAGATCTATTTGCATAAAGTAAAATATACCAAAAGCCAAACTAACCTCATTAGCTTGCTTTGAGTTCTTCTCAATGGATTTGGACCATTTTAAACTAGACCCACCAACACTTAATACCTTGGATTTCCAAAGAGAAAACCCACGGGTTGACCTAGTGTAAACAGTATCCATCTTTCTGAAATGAAGCATTTTCTTactaaaataaaacagaaatcaAAAGTTTGCAATTTTGGGCTGCTGGTTGCACACAACCCAAAGCAGGAGAAACAAAGCAAACATAAATGAAGGAGTATCAAATGCTGAGTACCTAACTGCTGATAAGAAGGTACTATTGGAACATGAAGCAGAATTATGAATGACGCTTCTTAAATATGTTGGTCTTTTCCATGGAAATAACTGAGGCAAAACCCTTTGAGAATGCCATGAATTATGGCCATTTTTAGGTGACTTTTTGCCACATAATGTCCAGACTAATGAGGCTCTTAAAGATTTGAATGATCTCCCAGCAACTGAAAAGGATAAAGTTAAGTCTCAGCTCTAACCATGAATAAAGGGAAATAAAGCTATTATATGGAATAGCACCAACAGCTCAAAATTCCTCAGCCAACAGTGAGTCACAGCAAGGGCTGGGAATGGAGAAATCACTCCACCATAAGCTCAAACGAATAGACTCAAGACATGCAGAGATATAACATAAACACAAGCAAAcaacgaaataaaataaaaagctcTAAAAGTTAGGCTCAGGACATATAGAAAATTGTGAAGCTGATATTGGAAGAAAATGCCATTTATGCATTCATATATAAACATATAAAAGAAGAGATGAACACAAACAGAATTCTTGTAAAACAAGGGACACATTTCTAGCAGGTACAAACTAATGGATAGATGCATATAGCAAGCAGTTCAGTGtacttttaaattattatattttaaacagcAAACAGTATTCAACTGAATACATGATATGCATCTACTGCAGCCCCAATCCAAAAGTTATATATTTCCCAACGATGGTATGAGATTCAAAAGAGCAAAAATTATATGGATATGAATTAGGCAAAATAATAAGTTCTCCACCTATACCTTTATGTAACTGCCTCTTACTAAGCTTTCTGTTGCAAAGCACCTTACAAGACCCCTGACCATCAGAATCTAGAGTGGCTTTCGGCACTGCAACAGTCTGGTTCATATTCCTAACTAACTGATTTTTGCACCTCTTGTAGTAGCCTTCAGAGAAGGCTGTTTGGGACTTCTCATCACGAGAATTTGAAGTCGCTACCAACTGATTTGTTTTGGGCTTTGTATATACAATTCTCTTGGTGCTGAAAGAAGAAATGTGTCCATCATTTGCTTCAACTTGGTTCTCCAGCTTACTCAGTGGACTACTTTGATTATCAGGAGTTTCGTACTGATTTGAATCATCTTTGGAAGAGTTTGGTGTATCATTGATATCTATCAGTTTTCTAGGATCTGATGCATTTTCATAGCAACCACTGGAAGGAGGTTCTACCAATGGGGAAGATATATTTTCCTCTGATAATGTGCCAATGGATAGTGAAGGTTTTCTCTGACTCTGCTGAGGGACCTCTGCTACTCCTGTTTTCAAGGTCAGTTGATCTGACACATCAATCCTGCTCCCAGATCTGGTACTCTTTGATAATTCATCTAAGCTCAAAGGTGACTTATTTACAGAAGAGATCTGAGTAAAAGAAACTGTAGTAGGCTGTCTTACAAGACTGTTACCTTTACGAATGTAAGAGGTATTCTGAAAGTTTCCTTTCCTATCTAGAATTTGCCTTTTGGGAAGAAATTTTCCTGGCGAAAGCTTGTTTCCAGGTAAAGAACCTTGAGAATTATTACCAGAACGTCGCCAAGTTCGAGGATTTGAGAGATGGGTTGAAGAGGCAGATGTCTTTGAATTTGACTTTGAAATGATGAACGAACGACCCTTTTGAGTTTTTGGCATGGCACCTCCAAGGGTATTTTTGCTCCCATTTTCTGAAAAATAAGAAACTGGACCATTATTTGAAACCTTGGAGTTGACTTGGGATGATTGTCGCATTAGATTCCTCTCAACTGGGTTACTATGCCCAGTTGCATTAGCTGACTTCATAATCTTATTAGTATGCTGTATTGGTGAAGTACAAGTAGGCAAATCAGAACCATGTTCAACTGCAGATATATCCCCACAATTGTTTTCATCTTGGATTGATGTACAATTTAAATTCCCTCTCTCAGGTGCTTCCGATATCCCTTGAGAACACACATCTGATGGTGCTTCAGGTGCATCCTCCTCCAAATCACCATCGGAAGGATGGGACACAATGCTCTGTTGATGAATTAAACTGTCCTTCATATCTCCCTTATTATATCCAGACGCCAAAATGTCAGTTTGCATTTGAGTGCCATTTTCTTTGCATTCACCATCCAACAATGGGAACTGAATGTCCAAGTCCTCACGAAGTGAATAAGATGCAAAATCTGAGTTCTTTAATTCAAAATGGTCAGAACTCATGGTTTCATTATTTGCATATCTAGCGTCACAAGAACCTCCAACAAAATTGTCAGACAATTTCCTACTATCCTCTGAACATGACAATGATTGTGCACTAAACAGAACATCCATGCTTGACAATGCAACTTCTTTTTCGGGTGCTTGTTTATCACTGAAAGAAACAGGAAAATCCGCACAAGATTTGGATACCACAACTGCATCACTCAACTCAGAGGTAGTCGTGACTTTGATCCCTTTAGATAATAGTGAAAGATAATTTGCATCATCAATCTCATTATCTCTAACACAAAGCTCAGCCTCTGAAAGCTCCTTTTTCCCATGTAAAGTAATGATCCCATTCAAGCACGATTCCAGGTTAGAACCTAAGCTTTGAACAGATTGATCCAAAACTTCTGAACAACATGCATCCTTCACCTTCACACTTGAGGCAGTATCCCAATCATTTGCATGGCTAACTGAATTTACAGGTTTTGGAGAAATTCCCTCCATCTTTGAGTGCAAAAACTTTGAATGAGTCCTAgcttttctctttttcatattGTTTATATCCCCTTCACCAAATCCAACAGAAAGATTAGAACTTGAAAATGGCTCTTCCTTGCCACAATTCTCAGAAGATATGGCAGCGTAACTGGGGGAAACATCCTTCACAGCATCATTAGTGATGTCAGAACACTGACCAGCGGTACCATCTTCTAAATTGACCAGTCCACTATAAGAACCCTGTGTCACAGCAATAGCATTTTGTATGCAATCTGTACCAGAGTGAATCTTAATTTTTCCTGAATTTGAAGGGGCAGACATTGCGCTGCTTGATGCAGGGTTGATCACGTCTGGATTTTCTTCCAAAATAGCATACTTGGTGATAATAGTAGGGACCATAAGTCCAAAACCAGATTCACCAGTAAGACCACATTCAGTAACTGTAAGCTTCTCTTTAGATCCTTTAAGATCACCAGAAATTAGGCCATAAACGCTACTAGCAGAGTTATATGTATTAGTGTGATCTGACTTACCAATATTGTCAGCTGAACTAAGAACGCTGTCATCTACTACATCTATAACAAACCCATTCTGTGGACATCTTACATTTGAATAATTCTCACATGATTGAGACTCTTGATTCTGACATAGCTGTTTAATATCACAACCCACATCATTGATTTTGGAAGTACTTCCATTTAATAATTCAGGAACCATGTTAGTATCTGGCATTCTACGCAAGTCATGGACAGAATTATTTGCATCTAAACACTCAGAATCAATCTTTTTAGCTTCACCAGTAGAAGCACAAGATTGAGAATTTGGAATGTTAAGGCCACTTTCAAACCTGGCGGCTCCTTTCTGAGTATCTGAATCTTCATCAGTTTCACATTCTCGTGACCTGGAATGTGGCCCCAAACTCAGCAGGGTTAGATCTCCATTTCTATCTTCAAGCAATTGATTCCGATCCTTTGATAAATTGTATGAACTATGGCCAGGCATTGACATCTTGTCTACAGTGATGTTTTTCTGCTCCAGACAAGGTTCAACTTTGTTGGGAACAGAGACAGATGAAGAACTAGGTATGACTCGATCAGGTTGCACACATCCATGAACCTTATTCACTGATCGTGAATTTGACATTGTAGATTTTGGATTTCCAACAACTTTCTTCACTACTCTCTTGACAACTTTTTTCTTCTTGACAACCCTTGGGGAGGACTTACCAGAGTGAATTTTGGTACTTCCACCTGCAACCTCATTTTTCACACTATCAGTCTCACGGGTGCAAGGTTGAGAACAAGGATTAACAACATTATTCTGTAAGCTTAAATCATTCACAGATCCAGAGCAGTCATTCACTTTGCATGATGAGCTATTCAAAGTTACAACATCCCTAGATACTTTTGCAGCTTCCAAACCAGAACAATCACTATCGGATACTGAaaccttttttctcttttctgaGGGAGTTAAATCAGCATCAGAGACAGAATTCATATTTGTATCAGTAACAACAGTCGAAGTCGAAGCGGTCACAATAGCCTTCGCAACCAGGGAATTTGATTCAAAAGAGATATCAAGTTCCACAGGACTtccttccctttcttcttgtTTCATCCCATGACCTACATGCCCACACTGCTCCTTGCCCCTGAAATCATTAGTGTTAGACTCAGCAGAATAACCAGCATTCCGTAATTGTTCAATCTCACGATTCCTATAACTTGGTTTTGCATTCTGGATCCTAAGAAGAGCACTCTTCTTTTGAACCTGTTTCTTTAGAGAAGGTCGCCATAATTCATGACCAAACTCCCTGTTGTTCCCTCTGCCACTATATCTACCCGATTCCCATCCATATTCCTCACGCGTCCCAACGCgaaaatcatcatcaacattcTTAGCAAAACCAATCTCGCCGGTCCCCAATTCGAACCGTGAATCAGGCAACTCCTTAGGTCCCCTCCTCTCATTCAACCACCTCTTGCCTTCGCCATGCCCATCTCTTCTTCCAACCCTGGGAATCTTATCCTCGAATTCCACACTATACCCGCGAACATACCCCCCGGGTTTCAAATCAATATTAATCTCCCTTGACATCGCCGGTGGCGCCCTGCCGAAGCCTCCGTTGGGCAAGTCGTGTCTGGGTGGCAAATCCCCAACGCCGCGGCGGTGGTAATTGTGGTAATTAGCATCATTACCGCTGCCGCAACCAAACTCCTCATCCTTCCTAGGGTTACCCTCATACTCATACtcaagtctccacctggagcgATCGGGATCGTATCGAATCTTTTCGGCCGGATATGCCGAGGGCGGCAGCGAGACCCCTTCACGGTGTTGGCGCAATTCACTGTCAAGATCAACGGGGGTATAATTCCTCGGAAGGAGACAGTCGGGAGCGATCCTACGGCCAGGGTTAGGGTCCCAGCGTGTTTCAGTGTCGAAACGAGGAAAATTGCGGCGGGGGAAAGGATCGCCCGGGAGGATTCGGCTGGCAATCCTGGGGGATTGGGAAAATGGCTGATTGTGGTTGTTGGAGATTGGGTGTTCTTCTTGGAAGGGACGATTAGGGTAGTTAGGGGAATTGAATTGGGGGAATTGGTTTTGATGGGATGGCGGGTGGTTGTTATTGGGGGCATAAGGAGGCGGAGGAGGAGGTGTGCGGATGGTGCGATAGCGGAGGGGTTGTGCTTGGGGAGGAGGGGCTGGCGGAGTGGGGAGGGACGGGGGCGGAGGGGGCGGCGGAGGGAGGTGGCTGTGGTTGTGATGAGGAGGGGGAGGGGCGTACCTAGTGTGGTTGGTGTTGTTGTCGTCGTTGTTGTGATCATGGtggctgtggtggtggtggtggacgTAGTGGGAGTGGTGTTGGTCCATGACAGTTGATAAAGGATGGTAGTGGTACTCTGCGACCAAGTGGGGGATTGGTGGCGGCGGAGATTGGATCGATATCACCCTGCGTGTGTTAGTTAACTTGCAAGGCTCTCCTTTGCTGGATCCAACAACGGCGTTTCCGTGATTTTTGTTTGGAATTGTCGCTCCGGCTGCTTCGGCTGCTTCAGAGTGAATAATTATACAGTAGCCCCACACATCTAAATCTTTTGgcaattaaattcaatgaaattGACTCAAATCTAACAAAACTTGATGTGCGTTCAAAATCAAGCCGTGTTTTTTTATTTCGTATTTTTCCCGTATGCCTCCTTCTATTAATGttactatttctattttttttctcttctttttcatatattattatagttatttttttttaatttttataatttttttgttttattttttaaaaaagaataaaacaaaaaatataaaagaatgaaataaataagaataaataaaaaaataaaagatgagataaaaaatgaaaaagatttttaaatggtacataatttataaaaaaaaaatagtactaaaattctttaataatagcacataatttttttattttgacaaaatatagaaatatttttttaattttgtacttttttatcttattattcttcttcgtttctttcttcttttcttttctcttttgctcttattttttcttttaagaacaTTATTTCTTATATTAGCCTTGAATGAACATGTCTATATCATATTATAATCTTATTTAGTTGAATAAATATAAGTTTACATTTATTGGAttgaatttttgttaaaaatataaatagtaccaaaatttgtttaaaataaatTGCATACTAAAAGAGCACGTTAACTCTATAAAATGAAATAAGATAGtaccaaaattacttaaaattgacactaaaaatttaataacacgacataaaaaatattaaatctttCTAAACAAAATTACACATTCAGTGAATTGAATGCTTatcttatatataaaataatacaaaaatctaaaaaataacactGAAATGTCTTCACTCTTGAAATTTTCAACTAAatgatgtgataaaattaaactcatttcatGAATACTTGAGTTACAGAttcacaaattttaataaaaaaaataagtgaaaGAATTTGTATATAATATCGCAAAATTAAGCATAACACAATAATTCTTCTTTTAAGAAAAGGATGACGTAtctgaaatataaaataatacaataattttttaattttgacaataaaattttattacaaaacacaaaaatttcttctttaatattgtatttttttttctttttattattcttctttcttgcttttttgtTGCTCTTAATTCGTCTTTTAGGAGCATTACTTCTTATATTAGATTTGAATGAACATGTCTGTACTGTATTGCAATcttatttagttgaatgaatgtaggttcacaCTTATTTGAGTTGAATTCTTGTTAgaaacaaaaataacaccaaaatatgTTGACTCTAATACCGAAATGTCTTTACTCCAATACTAAAATTTTCAACTAAATAATGTGATAGAATTAAGAATTTATTTTATGAAAACTTGAGTTGCaaatttacaaattttaatagaaaagaaataaataaaaattttgtagaTAACACAGTGAAATTAAATATAACAAGTACGAAAATTTGA
This region of Arachis hypogaea cultivar Tifrunner chromosome 8, arahy.Tifrunner.gnm2.J5K5, whole genome shotgun sequence genomic DNA includes:
- the LOC112706494 gene encoding uncharacterized protein isoform X19, producing MDQHHSHYVHHHHHSHHDHNNDDNNTNHTRYAPPPPHHNHSHLPPPPPPPPSLPTPPAPPPQAQPLRYRTIRTPPPPPPYAPNNNHPPSHQNQFPQFNSPNYPNRPFQEEHPISNNHNQPFSQSPRIASRILPGDPFPRRNFPRFDTETRWDPNPGRRIAPDCLLPRNYTPVDLDSELRQHREGVSLPPSAYPAEKIRYDPDRSRWRLEYEYEGNPRKDEEFGCGSGNDANYHNYHRRGVGDLPPRHDLPNGGFGRAPPAMSREINIDLKPGGYVRGYSVEFEDKIPRVGRRDGHGEGKRWLNERRGPKELPDSRFELGTGEIGFAKNVDDDFRVGTREEYGWESGRYSGRGNNREFGHELWRPSLKKQVQKKSALLRIQNAKPSYRNREIEQLRNAGYSAESNTNDFRGKEQCGHVGHGMKQEEREGSPVELDISFESNSLVAKAIVTASTSTVVTDTNMNSVSDADLTPSEKRKKVSVSDSDCSGLEAAKVSRDVVTLNSSSCKVNDCSGSVNDLSLQNNVVNPCSQPCTRETDSVKNEVAGGSTKIHSGKSSPRVVKKKKVVKRVVKKVVGNPKSTMSNSRSVNKVHGCVQPDRVIPSSSSVSVPNKVEPCLEQKNITVDKMSMPGHSSYNLSKDRNQLLEDRNGDLTLLSLGPHSRSRECETDEDSDTQKGAARFESGLNIPNSQSCASTGEAKKIDSECLDANNSVHDLRRMPDTNMVPELLNGSTSKINDVGCDIKQLCQNQESQSCENYSNVRCPQNGFVIDVVDDSVLSSADNIGKSDHTNTYNSASSVYGLISGDLKGSKEKLTVTECGLTGESGFGLMVPTIITKYAILEENPDVINPASSSAMSAPSNSGKIKIHSGTDCIQNAIAVTQGSYSGLVNLEDGTAGQCSDITNDAVKDVSPSYAAISSENCGKEEPFSSSNLSVGFGEGDINNMKKRKARTHSKFLHSKMEGISPKPVNSVSHANDWDTASSVKVKDACCSEVLDQSVQSLGSNLESCLNGIITLHGKKELSEAELCVRDNEIDDANYLSLLSKGIKVTTTSELSDAVVVSKSCADFPVSFSDKQAPEKEVALSSMDVLFSAQSLSCSEDSRKLSDNFVGGSCDARYANNETMSSDHFELKNSDFASYSLREDLDIQFPLLDGECKENGTQMQTDILASGYNKGDMKDSLIHQQSIVSHPSDGDLEEDAPEAPSDVCSQGISEAPERGNLNCTSIQDENNCGDISAVEHGSDLPTCTSPIQHTNKIMKSANATGHSNPVERNLMRQSSQVNSKVSNNGPVSYFSENGSKNTLGGAMPKTQKGRSFIISKSNSKTSASSTHLSNPRTWRRSGNNSQGSLPGNKLSPGKFLPKRQILDRKGNFQNTSYIRKGNSLVRQPTTVSFTQISSVNKSPLSLDELSKSTRSGSRIDVSDQLTLKTGVAEVPQQSQRKPSLSIGTLSEENISSPLVEPPSSGCYENASDPRKLIDINDTPNSSKDDSNQYETPDNQSSPLSKLENQVEANDGHISSFSTKRIVYTKPKTNQLVATSNSRDEKSQTAFSEGYYKRCKNQLVRNMNQTVAVPKATLDSDGQGSCKVLCNRKLSKRQLHKVAGRSFKSLRASLVWTLCGKKSPKNGHNSWHSQRVLPQLFPWKRPTYLRSVIHNSASCSNSTFLSAVRKMDTVYTRSTRGFSLWKSKVLSVGGSSLKWSKSIEKNSKQANEEATLAVAAVERKKREQKGAACVGSHANKRIFRIGSVRYKMDPSRRTLQRISGGQDFYDESLSSATADSGLVVKRAYIPRRLVIGNDEYVRIGNGNQLIRDPKKRTRKLANEKVRWSLHTARQRLARKQKYCQFFTRFGKCNKEGGKCPYVHDPSKIAVCTKFLNGLCSTPSCKLTHKVIPERMPDCSYFLQGLCTNRNCPYRHVNVNPKASVCEGFLKGYCADGNEEEAQLYLSYFSSNGHLYERNQMQASSSRKTKGKEKEEIWRSE